One Carya illinoinensis cultivar Pawnee chromosome 5, C.illinoinensisPawnee_v1, whole genome shotgun sequence genomic window, CCTGAACTTGCATATACATTTAGGTTCAAGGGCAATTTTAcccatttcaaattttcaagactTGAAAGCTCAGTTTTGATTGAATACAGGAATGAACGAAAACAAAACGAATCAAATTCCAAATCTCAAATGCTAAAACTGCATCCAATTACTAATTCAACAATCAAAGCAAAAAATATTTTCCCGGAAAGAAATCCAATAAAAGCACAACACTTAACGTTGCTTACCTTTTTCTCCATGGACTGCATGAGCGGGGATTCTACGGAGCCAGCATCGTTCACGTGCGCGGCTGGTGAGCTGAAGCACCGACCACCCACCGGCGGAAACCCGAACCCAGATGACCTTCCATTACCATAAGCTTCTCCAATACCATCTTTACTATGACTTCGGAGTTTGGTGTGCGCTCTAGTGAATAGTACGGCGGAGACAAAGGGTTTTGTTGGCTGGGCTTGGCGGAGGAAGAGACTCCTTGCCGCGCGCGACGAGGCTGCGAAAACGTACGGGCGCACTATCAGCGTCTGGGCCATCGCTCTGACTCTGGTTAGTGGTTCCCCAGTTATGGAGCTCCGCTCGCCCTCGAAGCGGTAACAAATAACGGCCACGAAAGAGGAGAGGGATGGGCTTTAACTTGGGCCGAGAATGCCTAAAATTTTAGACGTCACGATTAGAAAGGTTATTCGGCCTCAGATCTCACCGCACTGCCGATATT contains:
- the LOC122310878 gene encoding protein BOLA4, chloroplastic/mitochondrial-like, producing MAQTLIVRPYVFAASSRAARSLFLRQAQPTKPFVSAVLFTRAHTKLRSHSKDGIGEAYGNGRSSGFGFPPVGGRCFSSPAAHVNDAGSVESPLMQSMEKKIKEHLNAELVTVKDASGDGRHVSIDVVSSAFEGQSAVNRQRMVYKAIWEELQSTVHAVDQMTTRTPNEAASKK